AAACTGTGGTTTTCAATCACGATAAGGATCAGGCGATTTCGACAATCAAGGAAGAAACCAAAGCTTATAATACGCCCAAAAATATCAACGATATTATCAGCGGCTATTTTTACCTGCGCACGATAAATTTCGAAAAAATAACTTTGGGAGAAGTAATAGAAATCCCGACCTTTTTTGATGGTGAGGTTTATAAACTACGTATCAAATATGCAGGAAAGGATGTGATCAAAACGAAATTTGGCAAGATTAAAGTTTTGAAATTAAATCCATTAATCCCTGACAATAAGCTATTTAAGGGAGAAGGCGCAGTGAAATTATGGGTTTCGGATGATATCAACAGAATTCCGCTTAAAGCAGAAGTTGAACTGGCAATCGGCTCTTTGGAAATGGATATTAAATCTGTGAAGAATCTTCAGACGGAGCTTCAATGGTATTAATTAATTTTCGTACCCGCCAGTTTTGAATTTGTTTGAGAGGAAATGGCAGATCATTTTTCCTGACAGAGAAATAGGGAATTGGATCCGCTCCAAAGCTTTTATAAAAAGAAGCAATTGATTTTAACTGCGGACTTTCAAAGTCAAATGTGATTGGTCTTTCCGAGTTGGATTGAAAATAATGATCAAGCAAAATCGTTCTTGCGTTTCCCCGCCTACCAATTTCATCGGCCGCATTGAATAAGAAAATAACCTTATTGCCAGTTCTTACAAAAAGTACTCCTGCATGAACTGTGCCTCCTATTTGCGCATAAAGAACTTCTATGGCATCACGCAGTTTTAAACTTGCCACCATATCAGATAACATGGTATAGGCTTTATCCGAAACTCCGCCATTGATACCGGAGGCATGATGTTCCTTAAATAAATGGATAAGCAGCTCGATATCTTCACCCGGACTAATAACCCATTCAAATCTTACACCCCGTTTTAAATTCGCTTTTCTGTCAGAAGAATATTTCGCCCAAATTTCAGAAGATGAACCAGATAAGGAAAGCCAGAAAGTATGGTTTTGTCTTACTTCAAATTTGGAAAACTGATGTAAAACGTTTTGAAGAAGGGATGAATTATCAGGATTGAAATGGTAAGCAGAGATGTAGGAAAAGCTAGAAGACAAACCTTTCAAAAACAGATCAAGCTGTTGATCTGTAAGATTTTCAATTGAGAAAAGGCCAAGATATTGGCAAAATAAAGGTTGCTGGACAACCTCAATATTCCATTTGCGCTTAATTGGCAATGGCATTACTATCTGATAATTGTCTGTGGAAGGCCAAACTAATGCTTTCCAGTTGTCGCAAACAATATCCAGATACCAACTGAAACCATAAATTACGCTTTGTCCGGATTTTGCAATCAGCTCATTCCAACGTGCATCGTTTATTTCAGAGCGTGAAAGCAGGATTGGCAAAGTCATGGACTTAATGACCTCCTACTTAAAATAACTGCGTAATTTTTGCAAAGTCTCCTCCACATCCGGCGTTTCTCCCATCAGCAAATTAACACTCTGGATCGAGTGGATTACCGTACTGTGATCTCTTCCTCCAAAATGATAACCGATTGATTTCAAAGGCAAATCTGTATACTCTTTGGCCAAAAACATAGCAAGCTGGCGCGGATAAACCACTTCTTTTTTCCGGCTTTTACTTTTCAGATCAGCGATTGTTACTTTGAAATAATCCGCTACAATTTCCTGTATCGTATCAATCGTAACTTCTTTATCCTCGTTCATTACGATGTTTTTCAGCGTATTTTTCGCCAGTTCAACATCAATTTCACGACGGGTCAATGAAGCCTGAGCCATCAACGAAACAATCACACCTTCCAGCTCACGAACGTTTGAATTCACACTATGGGCAATGTATTCAATTACGTCGTAATTTATATCGATTCCCTCAGCCTGGATTTTCTTTTGAATGATGGCAATACGCGTTTCAAAATCGGGCGTTTGCAAATCTGCTGTCAAACCCCATTTAAAACGTGAAAGCAAACGATCCTGCAATCCCTCCAATTCTCTTGGCGGACGGTCGCTGGTCATAATAATCTGCTTGCCTAACTGATGTAAATGGTTGAAAATATGGAAGAATGTATCCTGAGTCTTTTCCTTACCTGATAAAAACTGAACGTCATCAATCGCCAGCACATCCACTTTCATGTAAAAATCAGTGAAGTTCTGAAGTGTATTATTTTTGATCGAGTTAATAAACTGGTTGGTGAATTTTTCAGAAGATACATAAAGTACCAGTTTATTGTCAAAGTGGTTCATGATGTAGTTACCGATCGCTTGAACAAGGTGTGTTTTACCCAGCCCTACGCCGCCGTACATCATCAAAGGGTTGAAGGATGTCAGACCAGGACGCTGAGCCACGGCAAAGCCCGCAGAACGCGCCAGACGATTACAATCTCCTTCTATAAAATTGTCAAAAGAATAATTCGGATTCAGATAGGTATCAAGATTCATAGAATCCTGATCTTTCACATTGTTATTATTCGAACCCATTCTTGGGTCCGTAGCAAAATTATCAGGCTTGGAATATTTTGGCGACTTCACAGTCGACACGTTCATGGTCAGGGGCTGGTGTTTTTCATTCCCGGTATCAACAATGATCGAGTACTCCAAAAGCCCGTCGCGGCCAATCGCGTAATCCAATGCTTTTCTTAGAAGATTTACGTAATTATCTTCCAGCCATTCATAAAAAAACTGACTAGGTACCTGAATCGTAAGGACTTTACCATAGATTTTCAGTGGTCGGATTGGCTCGAACCACGTTTTAAAACTCTGCTCAGGAATATGCTGCTGAATCACCCGAAGGCAACTATCCCATATTTGGTCTACTTCTCTATGTGCGGTTACTCTTTCCAATGTCAAACTTGCGTAATCAGATATCATAAATCAAAAGGACGGCAAAGATAAGAAAATAGATGGTCTCTGCAGATAAACCAGTGTTGAATTTAAAACCATTCCGAAGGAATATCAAGCCCGAAAATAAATCCATTGGAATAATCCAACGTATTGACGCCCAATTTCCTGTCTGGTAACATACGAATTGAAAAAATGTAATACCAAATTTGTAGCTTTGCCAGCCTGCCTTACCAGTTAAAAAAATTGTTCTGTCAAATTGAAAATTATGTCAAAATTGCATTTTTCAGAATTCAATTCTTCTCAAAAAGAAGCATGGAAAAAGCAGGCTGAAAAAGAATTGGGAGAAAATAAAACGAAAATTGGCAGCTGGGAAATTGCTTCTGATTTATTTGTAGATCCCTATTATACAGCGGAAGATGTTGACAATGAGCAGATCTCTAACCTGCAAAAAGCTCAGAAAAAAATACCGGGCTGGCTCAACATACCTTTCATTTCTTTTGACAATGCCTGGGCAACCAATACCAAAATAAAATCTTCTTTGGAATCCGGAGCCGATGCGGCAATTCTTGATCTGAAAGAAACTGATCTGGTAAAATCAGAGCTCTCCAAAACACTGCACGGTATAAGACTTAGTGAGACAGCCATTTTTTTTCGTACCACAAATAATTCTGAAAAATTATTTAAAGAAATTCCTCGCGGAGCCGGATATTACCTGAAAGGCGGGATTTATAACGACCCTTTGGCAAACTGGATGCATACCGGAAATGATTTTCAGGAGGCTCAGAAAAATATTTGTAATGTCCTTGAAAAGACAAAAATGATGCGCGAATTCCGGCCATTGATGATTGAAAGTCACGTGTTCCATAATGCAGGCGCTAACGTCGTTCAGGAATTGGCTTTTTTACTCGCTTCAACCGTTCACTATCTCGATAAATTAACGGATGCCGGGATTTCTCCGCTTCATGCTTTAAACCGTTTTTTTTACTCTGTTTCTGTTGGAACCGAATATCTTATTGAAATAGCCAAACTCAGAGCTTTAAGGTTTTTATATCGAAAGATCAGCCGTGCTTATCAGATTCCGGACGAGCTTTGTCATGTATTTATTCACACGCAAACTTCTTCATTTTATGATTCAGCATATTCGTCTGAAAATAACCTCATACGCAATACATCCGAGGCTATGAGTGCAGTCACTGGCGGATGTGATGGATTGACTGTTATTCCATTGGATAATGCTTCGAATTTATCTACTGAATTCAGCGAAAGAATTGCAAGAAATATTTCTTCTTTGCTTGGAAATGAAAGTTATCTGAGCGCCGTTGCCGATCCCGCCGCAGGTTCTTACCAACTGGATATGATGTCGCTAAAAATCGCTGATGCAGCCTGGAAATTATTTTTACTAACCGAAGAAAAAGGTGGATTGATTCCCTGTTTCCAGAATGGTTTTATCCAATCTGAAATTGAAGATTCATGGGAGAAAAAAATCACAGATTTCAATAACGAAAAAGTTATGATCGGTGTAAATAAATATAAAACCAATGAAAAAATTGATGAATCCCAGTCTTTTGATACATTGGAAAATAATAAGGCAGATTCTAAGCTCTTGCCAAATAGAAATTTACCAACAGCGATTTTGAGGAAATAAATCGTCCAACCTGCTTTTAATAAAAACGAAACTATGAAGCCTGATTTTAAAAATATTGCGCTTCAAACAAATGAAACAACGGGTTCAATACCTGAAAAGTCAGCGAAGCCGATTTCAACACAGGAAGGAATAAAATTAAAGACTTCTTATAAAAACGAAGATTTATCAGCATCAGAACATCTTCATTTTGGAGCAGGCACTGCTCCATATCTTCGAGGACCCTATGCCAGTATGTATCTTGATCGTCCCTGGACGATACGCCAGTATGCTGGTTTTTCTACCGCTGAGGAGTCTAATGCATTTTACAGGCGCAATCTTGCCGGCGGACAAAAAGGCTTGTCTGTGGCGTTCGATCTGGCGACGCACCGCGGTTATGATTCAGATCACCCGCGTGTAACGGGTGACGTCGGAAAAGCAGGCGTTGCGATAGATTCAGTTGAGGATATGAAAATTCTTTTTGATCAGATTCCACTGGACGAAATGTCTGTATCGATGACGATGAATGGTGCTGTTATTCCGATTATGGCGTTTTATATTGCGGCAGCTGAGGAACAGGGCGTATCCGCAGAAAAACTTTCGGGGACCATTCAGAATGATATTCTGAAAGAGTTTATGGTGCGCAATACCTACATATATCCGCCGGCGCCTTCGATGCGGATTGTAAGTGACATCTTTGCTTACACGGCGCAGTTCATGCCGAAATTCAATTCCATCAGTATCAGCGGTTATCATATGCACGAGGCTGGCGCACCTGCTCATATCGAACTCGCTTATACGCTTGCAGATGGTTTGGAATACATCAAAACCGGTTTAAAAGCTGGAATGGAAATTGATGATTTCGCACCAAGATTATCCTTTTTCTGGGGAATTGGCATGAATCATTTTATGGAAATCGCCAAGCTGCGCGCAGGTAGAATGTTGTGGGCAAAAATTGTAAAACAATTCAATCCAAAATCAGAAAAATCACTGGCTTTAAGGACGCACTGTCAAACCAGCGGGTATAGTCTGACCGAACAGGACCCTTACAATAACGTAGCGAGAACTTGCATCGAAGCGATGGCCGCAGTTTTGGGACATACACAATCGCTCCACACGAATTCTCTGGATGAAGCGATTGCTTTACCAACCGATTCCTCGGCGAGAATTGCCCGGAACACACAGTTATTTTTGCAGCATGAAACTGACATTTGTAAAGCCGTTGATCCTTGGGGCGGTTCTTATTATGTTGAATACTTAACAAATGAATTGGCGGAAAAGGCTTGGGCATTGATTGAAGAAGTTGAAGCAATTGGCGGTATGACAAAAGCCATCGAAACCGGTTTACCCAAAATGCGGATTGAAGAAGCTGCCGCCAGAAAACAGGCAAGAATTGATTCCGGAAAAGATATTATCGTTGGAGTAAATAAATTTAAAACAGACTCAAAAGATGAACTGGAAATTCGTGCTATTGATAACAACAGCGTGAGGGAAGCCCAGATAGCGCGACTGACAAAAATCAAATTCGAGCGAGATCAAAAACAGGTAAAAGAAGCTTTGATTGCCATTACTGACGCTTGCAAAAAATCCGGGGGTAAAGATTTCAGCAGCAATTTGTTGGCATTGGCTGTGGACGCCGCTCGTAAAAGAGCTACATTAGGTGAAATTTCAGATGCGATGGAAGAAGAATTCGGAAGGTATAAAGCCGTGATCCGGTCAGTTTCCGGAATTTATAAATCGGAGGTTTCAGATGATGAAAATTTCCGTCTGGCAAAAGAAATGGCAGATCAGTTTTCCGAACTTGAAGGCCGGAGACCACGGATTTTAGTTGCCAAAATGGGCCAGGACGGACATGACCGTGGCGCTAAAATAATTGCCACCAGTTTTGCTGACCTTGGTTTTGATGTGGACATCGGGCCTTTATTTCAAACACCGGAAGAAGTGGCAAAAAACGCTGCTGAAAATGACGTGCATGTTGTAGGAACATCCAGTCTGGCTGCTGGCCACAAAACATTGATTCCTCAGCTTATCGAAGAACTAAAAAAAATTGGTCGTCCGGATATTATGGTCATTGCAGGAGGTGTCATTCCATCTCAGGATTATCAGTTTTTGTATGATGCCGGTGTGAAAGGTATTTTCGGACCTGGAACGATCATTTCTGTGGCTGCGCAAAAGATTTTGAAGGAATTGATGGATGACTAATTCACCCTTCCAATTACCAGCGAAGTACAATTCCCGCCAAAACCAAAAGAATTCGAAAGCACATAATTTACCGAAACATCCGATTGAAATTCAGTAATTGGCGCAGCATCAAAACCTTCCATATTTGTTTCAATATGCAGGCTCGGATATATTTCAGAATACTGAATACTCAAAATACTGAATATCGCTTCCACAGCTCCCGAAGCGCCCAAGGTATGTCCGGTGTATGATTTTGTAGAGCTGAATGGTGGTACTTTTTCGAAAATTTGAGAAATTCCAAATAATTCAACACGATCATTATTTGGCGTTCCAGTTCCGTGCGTGTTGATATAATCAATTTTAGTGGCATCAATACCTGCCGATTCAATAGCGGTTTTCATTGAAATAATAGCGCCAACCGCGTCATCAGACATAGCAGATGGATGATGCGCGTCATTGGAATTTCCAAAGCCAGCGATCTCCGCATATTTTCTTTTTCCAACTGAAACTTCCTCCGATTCTAAAACCAGATATGCTCCTGCCTCGCCTAGATTTAAGCCATCCCGATTTTCATCAAAAGGTTTACAAGGAAATTCAGAAAGGATTTTTAATGCATTAAATCCATTGACAGTATATTTTGCCAGCGCATCCACACCACCCACAATCACACGTTTGGCACGACCAGCTTTTATAAGCCTTGCTCCCATCATAATAGCATTTGCAGATGAGGAACAAGCCGTATTAATGGTATCTGTAAATCCGTTGATTTTATATTTTTCGATCAATCGCATAGTATGCGCCGCACACCCGTAAGCTTCCAGATATTCGGAACCTTCGAATTTCATATTGGCATCATCATAAAGCTGGTCAGTCAGACACATCCCTCCAACCGTACTCGCAGAAATCAACGCGGTGTCAAAAGAAGATAATTCTTCCGCACTTAAACCTGAATCATTTACCGCCTCCTCGAAAGCTTTGACAGCCAATAAACAAGTACGGGTGTAACCGAATTCGTTTTCAAGATGCAGCAATGCTTTCAGCTCATCATTGCTTAATTTTACTTCTCCAAAAGGCAGTGTTTCTGTATAAAGTGATTCAAAATGAACCGCCTTTGTTATGCCATCTTTCCCCGCAGCCAAACTGGAATGGTTTTCCGCCACATTGTTTCCAAGCGCAGAAATCAGACCAATTCCTGTAACAAAGACCCTGTTTCCTACCTCACGCTGTTTTTGCATTACTGACAATATACTGTGCCATATGATTTACATCAATCAAAATTTTTCTACCCTCAGCCGGGTTCGTAATCTTGATGCCATATTCTCTTTCCAATAAAACCACCAGTTCCAGTGAATCAATAGAATCCAATCCCAGGTCGCCTCCAAACAAAGGCTCGTCGTCTTTGATATCTTCCGGGTTAACATCCAGCAAATTCAAATATTGTACAATCTGGGTTTTTATAACTGGCTTTAAGCTTTCAATTTCCATTAGTATCAGATAATTTTTTCTATTCTAAGTTTAATATAAGTGCAAAGTTGGCAAATCAAAATGAATACTCCCAAAAACAGTATCACCCACCTGAGTTCATGCCAGCTGCCGCCTTTGAGAAAGAGTATATAAAATCCTTCCAGGCACCAGTGCAAAGGTGAAAAATTACTGGCAAACTGCATGTATTCGGGCATTACAAATGCAGGGACTAAAATTCCGCCTATTGCACCAAAAATAATGATCGATATCGCTCCAAATCCATTGGCCTGTTCCTGTGTTTTTGCCCAGGATCCTATTAATAATGCGTAACTTACAGCGGCCATACTGCTGATAAAAACGACTGCTGCAAAGGCTGGGAAGTTTGTCGGGATTGTCAGTTCTGGTAAACCGATTTTAGGCAATATCCATACCCCGACTGAAAAAGTCAGTGCAACCTGCAAAATTGCTACAACTACATAAACAGCCATTTTGCTAAACATAACCAGCATAAAACTGGTCGGCATTGTTTTCAATCTCAGAAAACTGCCATTCACACGTTCCTTCACAATATTACTTCCCAGAGAAACCACCATGAAAAACATGGCAAAGATCGTCCAGGCCGGAACGTTATGTTGTGTTGAATTTGGGACAACAACCGAATTACTATTGGTCGCGACAATCTGATTTATCTTAACCCGGTTAATTTCCATCTTTTTATTCAGCTTTTCTGACTTAGGACCCATGTCCATATCGGCATAAATTCGCTCAATCATCATCGATTTCTCAATCATACCAAGATAAGAATCTACAACACCCATAACCGATGCGCTGTAATTCTCTTGTAAAACAGGATCATGATAAAAAGATAATGCCGGCATTTTTTCAGTATTTCCGCTGGCAGAATCTGTTTCCAGACCCAGATCACGCATCATCATATGGCTAATTTCACCTGTATTACTATTCAGTCCGCTCGTAAAATTTGGCGGAATAAAAAGAGCGATCAGTTTTCCCCTTGCCAATAATTCCTTTTTCAAAGATTTTTCGGGCAGACTGTTTAAAGTATCAATTTTGAAAAGTCTGGATGTGATCAGCAAGTCCAGCAATTTCGCACCCTGACT
The nucleotide sequence above comes from Dyadobacter subterraneus. Encoded proteins:
- a CDS encoding beta-ketoacyl-[acyl-carrier-protein] synthase family protein; translated protein: MQKQREVGNRVFVTGIGLISALGNNVAENHSSLAAGKDGITKAVHFESLYTETLPFGEVKLSNDELKALLHLENEFGYTRTCLLAVKAFEEAVNDSGLSAEELSSFDTALISASTVGGMCLTDQLYDDANMKFEGSEYLEAYGCAAHTMRLIEKYKINGFTDTINTACSSSANAIMMGARLIKAGRAKRVIVGGVDALAKYTVNGFNALKILSEFPCKPFDENRDGLNLGEAGAYLVLESEEVSVGKRKYAEIAGFGNSNDAHHPSAMSDDAVGAIISMKTAIESAGIDATKIDYINTHGTGTPNNDRVELFGISQIFEKVPPFSSTKSYTGHTLGASGAVEAIFSILSIQYSEIYPSLHIETNMEGFDAAPITEFQSDVSVNYVLSNSFGFGGNCTSLVIGRVN
- a CDS encoding GNAT family N-acetyltransferase; the encoded protein is MTLPILLSRSEINDARWNELIAKSGQSVIYGFSWYLDIVCDNWKALVWPSTDNYQIVMPLPIKRKWNIEVVQQPLFCQYLGLFSIENLTDQQLDLFLKGLSSSFSYISAYHFNPDNSSLLQNVLHQFSKFEVRQNHTFWLSLSGSSSEIWAKYSSDRKANLKRGVRFEWVISPGEDIELLIHLFKEHHASGINGGVSDKAYTMLSDMVASLKLRDAIEVLYAQIGGTVHAGVLFVRTGNKVIFLFNAADEIGRRGNARTILLDHYFQSNSERPITFDFESPQLKSIASFYKSFGADPIPYFSVRKNDLPFPLKQIQNWRVRKLINTIEAPSEDSSQI
- a CDS encoding methylmalonyl-CoA mutase family protein, with amino-acid sequence MSKLHFSEFNSSQKEAWKKQAEKELGENKTKIGSWEIASDLFVDPYYTAEDVDNEQISNLQKAQKKIPGWLNIPFISFDNAWATNTKIKSSLESGADAAILDLKETDLVKSELSKTLHGIRLSETAIFFRTTNNSEKLFKEIPRGAGYYLKGGIYNDPLANWMHTGNDFQEAQKNICNVLEKTKMMREFRPLMIESHVFHNAGANVVQELAFLLASTVHYLDKLTDAGISPLHALNRFFYSVSVGTEYLIEIAKLRALRFLYRKISRAYQIPDELCHVFIHTQTSSFYDSAYSSENNLIRNTSEAMSAVTGGCDGLTVIPLDNASNLSTEFSERIARNISSLLGNESYLSAVADPAAGSYQLDMMSLKIADAAWKLFLLTEEKGGLIPCFQNGFIQSEIEDSWEKKITDFNNEKVMIGVNKYKTNEKIDESQSFDTLENNKADSKLLPNRNLPTAILRK
- the dnaA gene encoding chromosomal replication initiator protein DnaA, which translates into the protein MISDYASLTLERVTAHREVDQIWDSCLRVIQQHIPEQSFKTWFEPIRPLKIYGKVLTIQVPSQFFYEWLEDNYVNLLRKALDYAIGRDGLLEYSIIVDTGNEKHQPLTMNVSTVKSPKYSKPDNFATDPRMGSNNNNVKDQDSMNLDTYLNPNYSFDNFIEGDCNRLARSAGFAVAQRPGLTSFNPLMMYGGVGLGKTHLVQAIGNYIMNHFDNKLVLYVSSEKFTNQFINSIKNNTLQNFTDFYMKVDVLAIDDVQFLSGKEKTQDTFFHIFNHLHQLGKQIIMTSDRPPRELEGLQDRLLSRFKWGLTADLQTPDFETRIAIIQKKIQAEGIDINYDVIEYIAHSVNSNVRELEGVIVSLMAQASLTRREIDVELAKNTLKNIVMNEDKEVTIDTIQEIVADYFKVTIADLKSKSRKKEVVYPRQLAMFLAKEYTDLPLKSIGYHFGGRDHSTVIHSIQSVNLLMGETPDVEETLQKLRSYFK
- the scpA gene encoding methylmalonyl-CoA mutase; this translates as MKPDFKNIALQTNETTGSIPEKSAKPISTQEGIKLKTSYKNEDLSASEHLHFGAGTAPYLRGPYASMYLDRPWTIRQYAGFSTAEESNAFYRRNLAGGQKGLSVAFDLATHRGYDSDHPRVTGDVGKAGVAIDSVEDMKILFDQIPLDEMSVSMTMNGAVIPIMAFYIAAAEEQGVSAEKLSGTIQNDILKEFMVRNTYIYPPAPSMRIVSDIFAYTAQFMPKFNSISISGYHMHEAGAPAHIELAYTLADGLEYIKTGLKAGMEIDDFAPRLSFFWGIGMNHFMEIAKLRAGRMLWAKIVKQFNPKSEKSLALRTHCQTSGYSLTEQDPYNNVARTCIEAMAAVLGHTQSLHTNSLDEAIALPTDSSARIARNTQLFLQHETDICKAVDPWGGSYYVEYLTNELAEKAWALIEEVEAIGGMTKAIETGLPKMRIEEAAARKQARIDSGKDIIVGVNKFKTDSKDELEIRAIDNNSVREAQIARLTKIKFERDQKQVKEALIAITDACKKSGGKDFSSNLLALAVDAARKRATLGEISDAMEEEFGRYKAVIRSVSGIYKSEVSDDENFRLAKEMADQFSELEGRRPRILVAKMGQDGHDRGAKIIATSFADLGFDVDIGPLFQTPEEVAKNAAENDVHVVGTSSLAAGHKTLIPQLIEELKKIGRPDIMVIAGGVIPSQDYQFLYDAGVKGIFGPGTIISVAAQKILKELMDD
- a CDS encoding DUF3108 domain-containing protein, producing the protein MKRLKITIIAVLSLLTVLAFRQFEQNRVIVNKSFSFGERVEYRVHYGFINAAEAKVEIARNLSIVNNHPCYKINVTGRTVGAFDLISRVRDNWRSYVDTLSIVPHMFYRSIQENKYRKEETVVFNHDKDQAISTIKEETKAYNTPKNINDIISGYFYLRTINFEKITLGEVIEIPTFFDGEVYKLRIKYAGKDVIKTKFGKIKVLKLNPLIPDNKLFKGEGAVKLWVSDDINRIPLKAEVELAIGSLEMDIKSVKNLQTELQWY
- a CDS encoding phosphopantetheine-binding protein, which encodes MEIESLKPVIKTQIVQYLNLLDVNPEDIKDDEPLFGGDLGLDSIDSLELVVLLEREYGIKITNPAEGRKILIDVNHMAQYIVSNAKTA
- a CDS encoding ABC transporter permease, coding for MFKIFSSIRKEFLLLVSDKVGLALMFVMPLILVFIITIIQDSAYKIVNENEIPMLVVNHDEGSQGAKLLDLLITSRLFKIDTLNSLPEKSLKKELLARGKLIALFIPPNFTSGLNSNTGEISHMMMRDLGLETDSASGNTEKMPALSFYHDPVLQENYSASVMGVVDSYLGMIEKSMMIERIYADMDMGPKSEKLNKKMEINRVKINQIVATNSNSVVVPNSTQHNVPAWTIFAMFFMVVSLGSNIVKERVNGSFLRLKTMPTSFMLVMFSKMAVYVVVAILQVALTFSVGVWILPKIGLPELTIPTNFPAFAAVVFISSMAAVSYALLIGSWAKTQEQANGFGAISIIIFGAIGGILVPAFVMPEYMQFASNFSPLHWCLEGFYILFLKGGSWHELRWVILFLGVFILICQLCTYIKLRIEKII